The following proteins come from a genomic window of Anaerobutyricum hallii:
- the dnaA gene encoding chromosomal replication initiator protein DnaA encodes MKELIESKWQEILNILVKEHEISEVAVNTWIQPLTIQTISDDSITFFMVRGPRGIEFIKHKYYDIYLSMAIEQVTGKQFKILFTDSNSAASQPEPAKVTVPAEYIGNLNPRYTFDTFVVGPTNKMAHAVSVAVAESPGGAYNPLFLYGGAGLGKTHLMHSIAHHIINNRPDLRVLYVTSEKFTNELIDSLKHDKNKEFRDKYRNIDVLLIDDIQFIIGKESTQEEFFHTFNELHEAKKQIVISSDKHPREIATLEERLRSRFEWGITADIQPPDYETKMAILKKRAELERLDIDPEVMQYVATNINSNIRELEGALNKIFVFANLEKKPVTLELAENALKDTIECQKEVTPQLIMDVVAEHYNISVSDIISKKKNKEIANPRQICMYLSRKYTDYSLQNIGKIMGNRDHTTVIHGHDKINKMLETDETLKSNLDIIIKKLNPPT; translated from the coding sequence ATGAAGGAATTAATTGAGTCAAAATGGCAAGAAATTCTAAATATTCTCGTAAAAGAGCATGAAATTTCCGAAGTTGCTGTGAATACTTGGATACAACCGCTAACTATTCAGACAATTTCGGATGACAGTATCACTTTTTTTATGGTACGAGGACCACGTGGTATCGAATTTATAAAGCATAAATACTATGACATTTACCTTTCTATGGCGATAGAACAGGTTACTGGAAAGCAATTTAAAATTCTTTTTACCGACTCCAATTCTGCAGCATCGCAGCCTGAACCAGCAAAAGTTACTGTTCCTGCAGAATATATTGGTAATTTAAATCCAAGATATACTTTTGATACCTTTGTCGTAGGTCCTACCAATAAGATGGCCCATGCCGTTTCCGTTGCTGTAGCCGAATCACCCGGCGGAGCATACAATCCTCTCTTTTTATATGGAGGAGCTGGTCTTGGAAAAACACATTTGATGCATTCCATCGCTCATCATATTATTAATAATCGTCCGGATCTGCGTGTTTTATACGTCACTTCCGAAAAGTTTACAAATGAGCTGATCGATTCCTTAAAACATGATAAAAATAAGGAATTTCGCGACAAATATCGTAATATTGATGTCCTGTTGATCGATGATATACAGTTTATAATTGGAAAAGAAAGTACTCAGGAAGAATTTTTCCATACATTCAACGAACTTCACGAAGCAAAGAAACAGATTGTCATTTCTTCCGATAAACATCCAAGAGAGATTGCTACTTTAGAAGAACGTCTGCGATCTCGTTTTGAATGGGGAATCACCGCAGATATCCAGCCACCTGATTATGAGACAAAGATGGCCATCTTAAAAAAGCGTGCCGAATTAGAACGTCTTGATATTGATCCGGAAGTTATGCAGTATGTCGCTACGAACATCAATTCCAATATTCGTGAATTGGAGGGTGCTTTAAATAAAATTTTTGTTTTTGCAAATCTTGAAAAGAAGCCTGTTACCTTAGAATTAGCTGAGAACGCTTTAAAAGACACCATCGAATGTCAAAAAGAAGTAACACCGCAGCTAATCATGGACGTTGTCGCAGAACATTATAATATTTCTGTATCTGACATCATATCCAAGAAGAAAAATAAGGAAATTGCGAATCCTCGTCAGATATGTATGTACCTTTCCCGAAAATATACCGATTATTCTCTCCAGAATATCGGAAAAATTATGGGAAATCGTGACCATACTACAGTTATCCATGGACACGATAAAATCAATAAGATGCTCGAAACCGATGAAACATTAAAAAGCAACCTTGATATTATCATTAAAAAATTGAACCCGCCAACGTAG
- the dnaN gene encoding DNA polymerase III subunit beta: MKITCPKNQFLYGVNTVSKAVSNKTTMEILQCILIEAFDDCIKLTANDTELGIETVIQGTILEPGKIALEAKIFSEIIKKIPDNDVYIETDEAGKTNIECEQIQCSIMGRKGDDFSHLPEIEKENKITLSQFDLKEVIRQTIFSVSDNENNKLMTGELLSIENNKLTVTSLDGHRISVRNIELQESYSKMEVIVPGKTLSEVSKILPGEAKDTVNLYLTDKHILFEFDNTKVVSRLLEGKFYNIGQMLSNDYETKLTINKMELLRCLDRSTLFVKESDKKPIILKIENEQMNLMISSQIGSMKDQISIGKEGKDIVIGFNPKFLVDALRVIDEEEVTIYLMNSIAPCIIRDETSSYLYLILPINVSNSNV, from the coding sequence ATGAAGATAACATGCCCTAAGAATCAATTTTTATACGGAGTAAATACCGTATCGAAAGCTGTGTCCAATAAGACAACAATGGAAATTCTCCAATGTATCCTTATTGAAGCATTTGATGATTGTATTAAATTAACTGCCAATGATACAGAACTTGGCATAGAAACAGTAATTCAGGGAACAATTCTTGAACCTGGTAAGATTGCACTTGAAGCAAAAATCTTTTCAGAGATCATCAAAAAGATTCCTGATAATGATGTTTATATCGAAACAGATGAAGCCGGAAAGACAAATATTGAATGTGAACAGATTCAATGCAGTATCATGGGAAGAAAGGGAGATGATTTCTCTCACTTACCAGAAATTGAAAAAGAAAATAAAATTACTCTTTCTCAGTTTGACTTAAAAGAAGTTATCAGACAGACAATTTTTTCCGTATCGGATAATGAAAATAATAAATTGATGACAGGTGAACTTTTAAGTATTGAGAATAATAAACTAACCGTAACTTCCCTTGATGGACATAGAATTTCTGTTCGTAATATTGAGCTTCAGGAATCTTATTCAAAAATGGAAGTTATTGTTCCAGGTAAAACTTTATCTGAAGTTAGTAAAATTCTTCCTGGCGAAGCAAAAGATACAGTGAATTTATATTTAACAGATAAGCACATTTTATTTGAGTTTGATAATACAAAGGTAGTTTCAAGATTATTAGAAGGTAAGTTTTATAATATCGGACAAATGCTTTCTAATGATTACGAAACAAAGTTGACAATTAATAAAATGGAATTATTGCGTTGTCTTGACCGCTCCACTTTATTTGTAAAAGAATCAGATAAGAAGCCGATTATTCTTAAAATTGAAAATGAACAGATGAATCTTATGATTTCTTCACAGATTGGTTCTATGAAAGATCAGATCTCAATTGGTAAAGAAGGTAAGGATATCGTGATTGGATTTAATCCGAAGTTTTTGGTAGATGCTCTTCGAGTAATTGATGAAGAAGAAGTTACGATATATTTGATGAACTCTATTGCCCCTTGTATTATAAGAGATGAGACATCTTCTTATCTGTATCTGATCTTACCAATCAATGTAAGCAACAGCAATGTATAA
- a CDS encoding RNA-binding S4 domain-containing protein, with translation MELKLRDEFIKLGQAMKAAGIVSSGIDAKMLIQDGQVTVNGEVETRRGRKLYDGDVFEFEGDEVRVVK, from the coding sequence ATGGAATTAAAATTAAGAGATGAATTTATTAAACTGGGACAGGCTATGAAGGCTGCTGGTATCGTATCATCAGGAATTGATGCAAAGATGCTGATTCAGGATGGTCAGGTGACCGTTAATGGTGAAGTGGAAACCAGAAGAGGCAGAAAGCTTTATGACGGTGATGTTTTTGAGTTCGAAGGCGACGAAGTACGAGTAGTAAAATAA
- the recF gene encoding DNA replication/repair protein RecF (All proteins in this family for which functions are known are DNA-binding proteins that assist the filamentation of RecA onto DNA for the initiation of recombination or recombinational repair.): MFVESIELNNYRNFDSVKVEFSPGVNIFFGDNAQGKTNLLESIYVSGTSRSHRGSRDKELIRFGEDEAHIRLFFQKDSLSHRLDVHLKKNKNKGIAVDGVPVRRSGELLGMMHIVFFSPEDLSIIKEGPAGRRRFLDMELSQIDKGYLQQLIAYNKILNERNNLLKQINLYPALIETLDGWDEQLLTAGQFLIKKREEFVQFLDEMMARIHSQLTGGKEQMKVEYEKNVSAEEFREQLYSRRNKDISSGTTTAGPHRDDLRFKVGGIDIRKFGSQGQQRTAALSLKLSEIRLIEQVTGEKPILLLDDVLSELDAGRQSWLLESIQDIQTLISCTGLDDFVNSRISLDKVFRVTEGRVQEEKTEGLV, from the coding sequence ATGTTTGTAGAATCGATTGAATTAAATAATTACAGAAATTTTGATTCGGTTAAAGTGGAGTTTTCTCCTGGAGTAAATATTTTTTTTGGAGATAATGCACAGGGGAAGACGAATCTTTTAGAATCTATTTATGTAAGTGGAACTTCCAGATCTCACAGGGGAAGCAGAGATAAAGAATTGATTCGTTTTGGAGAGGACGAGGCACATATTCGTCTTTTTTTTCAGAAAGATTCGTTATCCCATCGCTTAGATGTTCATTTAAAGAAAAATAAGAATAAAGGAATTGCGGTAGATGGTGTGCCGGTACGACGTTCAGGAGAACTTCTTGGAATGATGCACATCGTCTTTTTTTCACCGGAAGATTTATCAATCATAAAAGAAGGTCCGGCGGGAAGAAGGCGGTTTCTTGATATGGAATTAAGCCAGATTGACAAGGGATATCTGCAGCAATTGATTGCTTATAATAAGATTTTAAATGAGCGGAATAATCTTTTAAAACAGATTAATCTCTATCCTGCCTTGATCGAAACATTGGATGGATGGGACGAACAGCTTTTGACAGCAGGACAGTTTCTCATAAAAAAAAGAGAAGAATTTGTACAATTTCTTGATGAGATGATGGCAAGAATTCATAGTCAGCTTACCGGTGGAAAAGAGCAGATGAAAGTAGAGTATGAGAAAAATGTTTCTGCGGAGGAATTTAGAGAACAGTTATATTCAAGAAGGAATAAAGATATATCCTCAGGTACAACAACAGCAGGTCCACACAGGGACGATCTTCGTTTTAAGGTCGGAGGGATCGACATCCGTAAGTTTGGTTCGCAGGGACAGCAAAGAACGGCAGCACTGTCGTTAAAATTATCGGAGATTCGATTGATTGAGCAGGTAACAGGAGAAAAACCAATCTTACTTCTTGATGATGTATTATCAGAATTAGATGCTGGAAGGCAGTCATGGCTGTTGGAAAGTATTCAGGATATACAGACACTGATCTCATGTACCGGACTGGATGATTTTGTTAACAGCCGTATCTCACTGGACAAGGTATTTCGTGTGACAGAGGGGCGTGTACAGGAAGAAAAAACAGAGGGTTTGGTTTAA
- the gyrB gene encoding DNA topoisomerase (ATP-hydrolyzing) subunit B produces MSEEQISAGQEYGADQIQILEGLEAVRKRPGMYIGSTSSKGLHHLVYEIVDNAVDEALAGFCNTVEVYINEDNSITVRDNGRGIPVGINKKKGIPAVEVVFTILHAGGKFGGGGYKVSGGLHGVGASVVNALSTWLEVDIFHEGKIYRQRYERGKVMYPLKVVGDTDRRGTEVRFLPDPTIFEETVFDFAVLKQRLREMAFLTKDLKIVLTDRRPEEEVSMTFHYEGGIREYVEYLNKSKEVLYSEVIYCEGKKGDVFVEVALQHNDSYNEGVYSFVNNITTPEGGTHLAGFRSALTKTFNDYARKNKLLKDNEQNLTGDDIREGLVAIVSIKIPEPQFEGQTKQKLGNSEARGAVDSVVSEQLTYFLEQNPNVAKMICEKAVLAQRAREAARKARDLTRRKSALDGMSLPGKLADCSDKDPKNCEIYIVEGDSAGGSAKTARSRATQAILPLRGKILNVEKSRLDKILVNNEIRAMITAFGTGIHEDFDITKLRYNKIIIMTDADVDGAHIATLLLTFLYRFMPELIKEGHVYLAQPPLYKVEKNKKVWYAYSDEELNTILTDIGRDGNNKIQRYKGLGEMDASQLWETTMDPEKRILLRVNMDDDAASELDMTFDTLMGDRVEPRREFIEANAKYVQNLDI; encoded by the coding sequence ATGAGTGAAGAACAGATTTCTGCGGGGCAGGAATATGGTGCGGATCAAATACAGATTTTAGAAGGTCTTGAAGCAGTACGGAAAAGGCCTGGTATGTACATTGGCAGTACTTCATCCAAGGGCCTCCATCATCTGGTATATGAGATTGTAGATAATGCAGTTGATGAAGCATTAGCTGGATTTTGTAATACAGTAGAGGTGTACATCAATGAAGATAATTCTATTACGGTCAGAGATAATGGTCGTGGTATTCCTGTAGGAATTAACAAGAAAAAGGGAATTCCAGCAGTAGAAGTTGTGTTTACCATCCTTCATGCAGGAGGAAAGTTTGGTGGTGGAGGATACAAAGTATCCGGCGGATTACATGGAGTAGGTGCGTCTGTTGTTAATGCGCTGTCCACATGGCTTGAAGTAGATATTTTCCATGAAGGAAAGATTTACCGTCAGAGATATGAACGTGGAAAGGTTATGTATCCGCTGAAAGTGGTAGGAGATACAGATAGAAGAGGTACCGAGGTACGTTTTCTCCCTGATCCGACCATTTTTGAAGAGACTGTTTTCGATTTTGCAGTGTTAAAACAGCGTCTTCGTGAGATGGCATTTTTAACAAAGGATTTAAAGATTGTTCTTACAGACCGAAGACCAGAAGAAGAAGTTTCCATGACATTCCATTATGAAGGCGGAATCCGCGAATATGTAGAATATCTGAATAAAAGTAAGGAAGTACTCTATTCTGAAGTAATTTACTGTGAGGGAAAAAAGGGCGATGTATTCGTAGAAGTTGCCTTGCAGCATAATGATTCTTATAACGAAGGTGTCTACAGCTTTGTAAATAATATTACAACGCCGGAAGGTGGAACACATCTGGCTGGTTTTAGAAGTGCGCTTACAAAAACATTTAATGATTATGCAAGAAAGAATAAGTTATTAAAGGATAATGAGCAGAATCTTACCGGTGATGATATCAGGGAGGGCTTGGTTGCGATTGTCAGCATCAAGATTCCTGAGCCTCAGTTTGAAGGTCAGACAAAGCAGAAGCTTGGAAATAGTGAAGCACGTGGTGCAGTTGACAGTGTAGTAAGTGAGCAGCTTACTTATTTCTTAGAGCAGAACCCGAATGTTGCAAAGATGATCTGTGAGAAAGCGGTACTTGCACAAAGAGCAAGAGAAGCAGCAAGAAAGGCAAGAGATTTAACGAGGAGAAAGTCTGCGCTTGATGGAATGAGCCTTCCAGGTAAGCTGGCAGACTGTTCAGATAAAGATCCAAAGAATTGTGAAATCTATATCGTAGAGGGAGATTCTGCGGGTGGTTCAGCGAAAACAGCAAGAAGTCGTGCAACGCAGGCCATTCTTCCATTGCGTGGAAAGATTTTGAATGTAGAAAAGTCAAGACTCGACAAGATTCTTGTGAATAATGAGATACGTGCGATGATCACAGCATTTGGAACAGGAATTCATGAAGACTTTGATATTACAAAGCTTAGATATAATAAGATCATTATTATGACGGATGCCGATGTAGACGGTGCGCATATCGCAACATTATTGCTTACATTTTTATATCGTTTTATGCCAGAGCTTATTAAAGAAGGTCATGTATATCTGGCACAGCCGCCACTGTATAAAGTGGAGAAGAATAAAAAGGTGTGGTATGCCTACAGTGATGAAGAGTTAAATACAATACTGACGGATATCGGACGAGACGGAAACAATAAGATTCAGCGATATAAAGGTCTTGGTGAGATGGATGCATCTCAGTTATGGGAGACAACGATGGATCCGGAAAAGAGAATTTTATTACGTGTAAATATGGATGATGATGCAGCTTCCGAATTGGATATGACATTTGATACTCTCATGGGAGATCGTGTAGAACCACGTAGAGAATTTATCGAAGCCAATGCAAAGTATGTACAGAATCTGGATATCTAA
- the gyrA gene encoding DNA gyrase subunit A — MDDSNIFDKIHEVDLKNTMEKSYIDYAMSVIVSRALPDVRDGLKPVQRRILYSMIELNNGPDKPHRKCARIVGDTMGKYHPHGDSSIYGALVNLAQDWSTRYPLVDGHGNFGSVDGDGAAAMRYTEARLSKISMEMTADIYKDTVDFVPNFDETEKEPSILPSRFPNLLVNGAQGIAVGMATNIPPHNLRETIDGVVKIIDNQVQEDRETDIDELLEIVKGPDFPTGAAILGRKGIDQAYRTGRGKIKVRAVTNIEPMKNGKQRIIVSELPYMVNKARLIEKIADLVKEKRVDGITELRDESDRSGMRICIETRKDVNANVLLKQLFKHTQLQDTFGVIMLALVDNQPKVLNLKEMLVHYLDHQKDVVTRRTRYELNKAKERAHILEGLLKALDHIDEVIEIIRASKNVSEARDNLMRRFEFSQAQAQAIVDMRLRALTGLEREKLQNEYDELEKKIAELEAILADEKVLLGVIREEILLIRDKYGDDRRTSIEMDMEDLSDEALIPRKDAIITFSKLGYIKRMTPDNFHSQNRGGKGIRGMNVIDEDHIEDLFMTSTHNYIMFFTNKGRVYRLKGYEIPESGRTARGVNIINLLQLQPEEKITAIIPLLEDGKQHYLVMATRNGLVKKTGFDEYKNIRKNGLAAISLREGDELIEVKQTDEDEDIFLVSKEGQCIRFKLQDVRETGRVSMGVIGMNLGDTDEVVGMQIRSEGDDLLIVSEKGMGKRTPLDEFTVQHRGGKGLRCYKITDKTGYVVGVKTIKPEEEIMLITTEGIVIRMKSDSISVIGRNTSGVKLINIDSESSIKVASVAKVRFEEEEDFAEVEEDEAEPQSTEEEATQEEV, encoded by the coding sequence ATGGACGATAGTAATATTTTTGATAAAATCCATGAGGTGGATTTAAAGAATACCATGGAAAAATCTTATATAGATTATGCTATGAGTGTAATTGTATCCAGAGCTCTTCCAGATGTACGAGATGGTTTAAAGCCGGTGCAAAGAAGAATTCTTTATTCTATGATTGAGTTGAATAACGGACCGGATAAGCCTCACAGAAAGTGTGCTCGTATCGTCGGTGATACAATGGGTAAATATCACCCTCATGGTGACAGTTCTATTTATGGTGCATTAGTTAATCTTGCACAGGACTGGTCTACCCGTTATCCACTGGTGGACGGTCATGGAAACTTTGGTTCTGTGGACGGTGATGGCGCGGCTGCCATGCGTTATACAGAGGCAAGATTATCTAAGATTTCCATGGAAATGACAGCGGACATTTACAAAGATACGGTTGATTTTGTACCGAACTTTGATGAGACAGAAAAAGAACCAAGTATTCTTCCATCAAGGTTTCCAAATCTTCTTGTAAATGGAGCACAGGGAATTGCCGTAGGTATGGCAACGAATATTCCACCGCATAACTTAAGAGAAACGATCGACGGTGTCGTAAAGATTATCGATAATCAGGTACAGGAAGACCGAGAGACGGATATTGATGAGCTTTTAGAAATCGTAAAAGGACCGGACTTCCCAACAGGTGCGGCTATTCTTGGACGAAAGGGTATTGACCAGGCCTATCGTACGGGAAGAGGTAAGATTAAAGTACGTGCGGTGACAAACATTGAGCCAATGAAGAATGGAAAGCAGCGAATTATCGTATCCGAGCTTCCATATATGGTAAATAAGGCACGTTTAATTGAAAAGATTGCTGATTTAGTAAAAGAAAAGAGAGTAGATGGAATCACAGAATTACGAGATGAATCTGATAGAAGCGGTATGCGTATCTGTATTGAGACACGTAAAGATGTGAATGCCAATGTATTATTAAAGCAGTTATTTAAACATACACAGCTTCAGGATACTTTTGGAGTCATCATGCTTGCGCTTGTAGATAATCAGCCAAAGGTTCTTAACTTAAAAGAAATGCTTGTACATTATCTGGATCATCAGAAGGATGTTGTCACAAGAAGAACGAGATATGAGCTGAATAAAGCCAAAGAAAGAGCGCATATTTTAGAAGGTCTTTTAAAAGCATTAGACCATATTGACGAAGTGATAGAAATTATACGTGCATCTAAGAATGTTTCTGAAGCAAGAGATAATCTGATGAGACGTTTTGAATTCTCACAGGCACAGGCACAGGCAATCGTAGATATGCGTCTTCGTGCGTTGACAGGTTTAGAGAGAGAAAAGCTTCAGAACGAATATGATGAACTTGAGAAAAAGATTGCGGAATTAGAAGCGATTCTTGCAGATGAAAAGGTTCTTTTAGGAGTAATTCGAGAAGAAATACTTCTTATTCGTGATAAATATGGTGATGATAGAAGAACATCCATCGAGATGGATATGGAAGATTTAAGTGATGAGGCATTGATTCCAAGAAAAGATGCGATTATTACTTTCTCCAAACTGGGATATATTAAGCGTATGACACCGGATAACTTCCATAGTCAAAATCGTGGTGGTAAGGGAATACGTGGTATGAATGTCATTGATGAAGATCATATCGAAGATTTATTTATGACAAGTACCCATAATTATATTATGTTCTTTACAAATAAAGGTCGTGTATATCGTCTGAAAGGATACGAGATTCCGGAATCAGGAAGAACAGCAAGAGGAGTGAATATTATCAATCTTCTTCAGCTTCAGCCGGAAGAAAAGATTACAGCGATCATTCCGTTATTAGAAGACGGTAAACAGCATTATCTCGTTATGGCTACAAGAAACGGTCTTGTAAAGAAAACAGGATTTGATGAGTATAAGAATATTCGAAAGAACGGTCTGGCAGCAATCTCCCTGCGAGAAGGCGATGAGCTGATCGAAGTAAAGCAGACAGACGAGGATGAGGATATTTTCCTTGTATCAAAAGAGGGACAGTGTATCCGATTTAAACTCCAGGATGTACGAGAAACCGGAAGAGTTTCTATGGGTGTGATTGGAATGAATCTTGGTGACACAGATGAAGTTGTTGGAATGCAGATTCGTTCTGAAGGTGATGATTTATTGATCGTATCTGAAAAGGGTATGGGTAAACGAACACCTCTTGATGAATTTACCGTACAGCATCGTGGTGGAAAAGGTTTAAGATGTTATAAGATCACCGACAAGACAGGATATGTTGTCGGAGTGAAGACAATTAAGCCGGAAGAAGAAATTATGCTGATCACTACAGAAGGTATTGTGATTCGGATGAAGAGTGATTCGATTTCTGTTATTGGCAGAAATACCTCCGGTGTAAAACTTATTAATATTGATTCAGAAAGCAGTATTAAAGTTGCCAGTGTTGCAAAAGTCAGATTTGAAGAGGAAGAGGATTTTGCAGAAGTAGAAGAGGATGAAGCAGAGCCTCAATCCACAGAGGAAGAAGCAACACAGGAAGAAGTATAA
- a CDS encoding fumarate hydratase: protein MRSIHVDEISRNIKEMCIEANYYLSDDMKNALYKAADQEENPLGCQILNQLKENLAIAGEEQIPICQDTGMAVVFAEVGQDVHIEGGSLTDAINKGVHDGYVEGYLRKSVVNDPFIRENTKDNTPAVIHYSIVPGENIKLTVAPKGFGSENMSRVFMLKPADGMEGAVNAIVSAVQDAGPNACPPVVVGVGIGGTFEKAALMAKQALTRPVGTHSDLPSIKAMEEDVLKRVNALGIGAAGLGGTVTALAVNINTYPTHIAGLPVAVNMCCHVNRHAVRSL, encoded by the coding sequence ATGCGTTCAATTCATGTAGACGAAATTTCAAGAAACATAAAAGAAATGTGTATAGAAGCTAATTACTATCTTTCCGATGATATGAAGAATGCTTTGTATAAAGCGGCAGACCAGGAGGAGAATCCTCTTGGCTGCCAGATTCTTAATCAGTTGAAAGAGAATCTTGCTATTGCGGGAGAAGAACAGATACCGATCTGTCAGGATACTGGAATGGCTGTCGTTTTTGCGGAAGTAGGACAGGATGTACATATTGAGGGAGGTTCTCTCACAGATGCTATCAATAAAGGTGTACATGACGGATATGTGGAAGGATATCTGCGTAAGTCAGTAGTAAATGATCCTTTTATCAGAGAAAATACAAAAGATAATACACCTGCGGTTATTCATTACAGTATCGTTCCAGGAGAAAATATCAAGCTTACCGTAGCACCGAAGGGATTTGGAAGCGAAAATATGAGCAGAGTATTTATGCTTAAGCCGGCAGATGGTATGGAAGGCGCAGTGAATGCTATTGTATCTGCTGTACAGGATGCAGGGCCTAATGCATGCCCACCTGTTGTAGTTGGTGTTGGTATTGGCGGTACCTTTGAAAAAGCAGCTCTCATGGCGAAGCAGGCGTTGACAAGACCTGTAGGAACACATTCTGATCTTCCTTCTATAAAAGCAATGGAAGAGGATGTCCTTAAAAGAGTCAATGCTCTTGGAATTGGTGCAGCGGGACTTGGAGGAACTGTTACGGCATTAGCTGTAAATATTAATACGTATCCTACACATATTGCAGGTCTGCCTGTTGCTGTTAATATGTGCTGTCATGTAAATCGTCACGCAGTAAGAAGTTTATAA
- a CDS encoding Fe-S-containing hydro-lyase produces the protein MNRTIQVPLSEEDINTLKAGDYVYLSGIIYTARDAAHKRMYESMHKGEALPIELNGNVLYYLGPSPAREGQVIGSAGPTTSSRMDKYTPEMLDKGLKGMVGKGKRSPEVIEAMKRNGAVYFAAVGGAGALLSKCIKKADVVAYDDLGTEAIRKLEIENLPVIVVIDKDGNNLYETAKEKWKK, from the coding sequence ATGAATAGAACAATTCAGGTTCCACTTTCTGAAGAAGATATCAATACTTTAAAAGCAGGGGACTATGTATATCTGTCCGGAATTATTTATACTGCCAGAGATGCAGCGCATAAAAGAATGTATGAAAGCATGCATAAAGGGGAAGCATTACCAATAGAGCTTAATGGGAATGTTCTGTATTATCTTGGACCAAGTCCGGCAAGAGAAGGACAGGTTATCGGTTCTGCAGGTCCGACTACAAGCAGTCGTATGGATAAGTATACTCCAGAAATGCTTGATAAGGGATTAAAAGGCATGGTAGGAAAAGGAAAGCGTTCTCCAGAAGTTATAGAGGCTATGAAGAGAAATGGTGCAGTATACTTTGCAGCGGTAGGTGGAGCAGGTGCATTACTTTCTAAATGTATTAAAAAAGCAGATGTAGTTGCATACGATGATCTTGGCACAGAGGCAATCCGTAAATTAGAAATCGAGAATCTGCCTGTTATTGTAGTTATAGATAAAGATGGAAATAACCTTTATGAGACTGCAAAAGAAAAATGGAAAAAATAA